A stretch of Suncus etruscus isolate mSunEtr1 chromosome 9, mSunEtr1.pri.cur, whole genome shotgun sequence DNA encodes these proteins:
- the LOC126018103 gene encoding 10 kDa heat shock protein, mitochondrial-like, translating to MAGQAFWKFIPLFDRVLVERSAAETVTKGGIMLPEKSQGKVLQATVVADGSGSKGKSGEIEPVSVKVGDKVLLPEYGGTKVVIDDKDYFLFRDGDILGKYVD from the coding sequence ATGGCAGGACAGGCCTTTTGGAAATTTATTCCGCTCTTTGATCGTGTATTAGTGGAAAGGAGTGCGGCTGAGACTGTCACCAAAGGAGGCATTATGCTTCCAGAAAAATCTCAAGGCAAGGTGTTGCAAGCGACAGTGGTTGCTGATGGATCGGGCTCCAAAGGGAAGAGTGGAGAGATTGAACCTGTTAGTGTAAAAGTTGGAGACAAAGTTCTTCTACCAGAATATGGAGGCACCAAAGTGGTTATAGATGACAAGGATTATTTCTTATTTAGAGATGGGGACATTCTTGGAAAGTATGTAGACTGA